A single region of the Drosophila takahashii strain IR98-3 E-12201 chromosome 2R, DtakHiC1v2, whole genome shotgun sequence genome encodes:
- the LOC108069285 gene encoding uncharacterized protein, with translation MDLKQLYSWICLLISIIICKVSEAKPTYYDLDSYEAYDTDRYDTDSGSSYALTYGKPLTDNRLKKLNPGYYYVDDGYIAPVAASSGYTRRREDANSESGALPHNVRFTPIVRVRQTKTKRKKLFVPNFFG, from the exons ATGGATCTTAAG CAATTGTACTCGTGGATCTGCCTGCTGATCAGCATCATCATCTGCAAGGTGTCCGAGGCCAAGCCCACCTACTATGACCTGGATAGCTACGAGGCCTACGACACCGATCGCTACGACACGGACAGTGGCTCCTCTTACGCCCTGACCTACGGGAAACCGCTGACGGATAACCGCCTCAAGAAGCTGAATCCGGGCTACTACTACGTGGACGATGGGTATATTGCCCCGGTGGCTGCCAGTTCTGGCTACACCCGCCGCCGCGAAGATGCCAACTCCGAGAGCGGCGCCCTGCCCCACAACGTCAGGTTCACACCCATTGTGCGCGTCCGGCAGACGAAGACCAAGCGCAAGAAGCTCTTCGTGCCCAACTTCTTCGGCTAG
- the DCTN4-p62 gene encoding dynactin subunit 4, producing MSFMQPSPVKYACSCGILNPINKLFFCRHCPKLRCGFCVTHEIESHFCSNCLENIPSTEARHKKNCCANCFDCPCCQHTLSARASTVPVVRKSEETKDPKDGDAKGDATPPVPAASSKPSAVPTTKKMYYLSCLSCRWTTRDVGIPDQGVATGTWPDNECLYQARFNALVEYFQAVVLQEKQEKLEFMRRKAPKQHKFPSLTDRTGLTVSLIRRQIGWNDKVPKAKAVITPAEATAEVEELPASIFTEPLNLRNVTTITQRHSQPADQPTAVGSLYPQRRSLWIKRSLRCRQCEHNLIKPEYHPTSIKYRIQLFASYHVPEVVMVRCEQPLLPGQSNAILLKLTNPTMYDMTIRLLTAAPPEDPQLSTETTRVAKEEPISSTPLLKSVGITLSRQNSTREVKRDVLDVSNAEIVPLESEFVLSQRDDSKEFDEYVQLPTEEPKFIVWRKGNKVLLRLQFTPAEELPGSTDVVLGFFMQYTYVNTVTNASEKKEPTTHALHSRVFITAGAIEQK from the exons ATGAGCTTCATGCAACCGAGTCCCGTTAAGTACGCGTGCTCCTGCGGCATCCTGAATCCGATCAACAAGCTCTTCTTCTGCCGCCACTGCCCCAAGCTGCGCTGTGGTTTCTGTGTGACGCACGAGATAGAGTCCCATTTCTGCTCCAATTGTCTGGAGAACATCCCGTCCACGGAG GCTCGCCACAAGAAGAACTGCTGCGCAAACTGCTTCGACTGTCCCTGCTGTCAGCACACCCTCTCCGCCAGAGCCTCCACCGTTCCAGTGGTGCGCAAGTCGGAGGAGACGAAGGACCCAAAGGATGGCGATGCCAAGGGcgacgccacgccccctgttCCGGCCGCAAGCAGCAAGCCCTCGGCGGTGCCCACCACCAAGAAGATGTACTATCTGTCGTGCCTGTCCTGCCGCTGGACAACGCGCGACGTGGGCATTCCCGACCAGGGCGTGGCCACGGGCACCTGGCCGGACAACGAGTGCCTGTACCAGGCGCGCTTCAACGCCCTGGTCGAGTACTTCCAGGCGGTGGTGCTGCAGGAGAAGCAGGAGAAACTGGAGTTCATGCGGCGCAAGGCGCCCAAGCAGCACAAGTTCCCCAGCCTGACGGATCGCACGGGTCTGACCGTATCACTGATTCGCCGCCAGATCGGCTGGAACGACAAGGTGCCGAAGGCCAAGGCCGTGATCACGCCGGCGGAAGCCACGGCCGAGGTGGAGGAACTGCCGGCGAGCATCTTCACGGAGCCGCTGAATCTGCGCAATGTGACGACCATCACCCAGCGACACAGCCAGCCAGCGGACCAGCCCACTGCTGTGGGCAGCCTGTATCCGCAGCGGCGGTCGCTGTGGATCAAGCGCTCGCTGCGCTGCCGCCAGTGCGAGCACAATCTGATTAAGCCGGAGTACCATCCCACGTCGATCAAGTACCGCATCCAGCTCTTCGCCAGCTACCATGTGCCCGAGGTTGTGATGGTGCGTTGCGAGCAGCCTCTGTTGCCCGGCCAGAGCAACGCCATCCTGCTGAAGCTCACCAATCCGACCATGTACGACATGACCATTCGACTGTTGACTGCTGCTCCGCCCGAGGATCCGCAACTGTCGACGGAGACCACTCGTGTGGCGAAGGAGGAACCGATTTCCTCGACGCCTCTTCTCAAGTCCGTTGGCATCACCTTGTCGCGTCAAAACTCAACCCGGGAGGTTAAACGCGACGTGTTGGATGTGTCTAATGCCGAGATAGTTCCGCTGGAGAGCGAGTTTGTGCTCAGCCAGCGCGATGATTCCAAGGAGTTCGATGAGTACGTGCAGCTGCCCACCGAGGAGCCCAAGTTCATTGTTTGGCGCAAGGGCAACAAGGTGCTCTTACGACTGCAGTTTACGCCTGCAGAGGAGCTGCCCGGGAGCACGGACGTAGTGCTGGGATTCTTTATGCAGTACACGTACGTCAATACTGTGACCAATGCGTCCGAGAAAAAGGAGCCCACCACCCATGCGCTCCACTCCAGGGTGTTCATCACCGCAGGCGCCATCGAGCAGAAGTGA
- the LOC123002703 gene encoding retinol dehydrogenase 13-like, whose product MCIFIDCLLSPIILWPAIIGVGIYLLKEYMQGGKFTKDTDETGKVFIVTGANTGIGKETALEIARRGGTVYMACRDMNRCNKARNDIIKETNNQNIFSRELDLSSLDSIREFVAGFKKEQNKLDVLINNAGVMRCPKTLTKDGFELQLGVNHVGHFLLTNLLLDLLKKSAPSRIVVVSSLAHTRGAINVADLNSEKSYDEGLAYSQSKLANVLFTRELAKRLEGSGVTVNSLHPGVVDTELARNWAFFQTNFVKFFLKPMIWPLMKTPKSGAQTSIYAALDPELKDVSGLYFSDCKPKAVAPAALDDKVGKFLWAESEKWTGLVTQN is encoded by the exons atgtGCATTTTCATCGATTGTTTACTAAGCCCCATAATACTGTGGCCAGCTATTATCGGCGTGGGCATTTACCTCTTGAA GGAATACATGCAGGGAGGGAAATTCACAAAGGATACCGATGAGACGGGAAAAGTGTTTATTGTTACGGGAGCCAACACGGGAATTGGCAAGGAGACGGCTCTGGAGATCGCGAGACGCGGTGGAACGGTCTATATGGCCTGCAGGGATATGAACCGATGTAATAAGGCCCGCAACGACATCATAAAGGAGACGAACAATCAGAATATATTCTCTCGGGAGCTGGATCTGAGTTCATTGGATTCTATCCGTGAATTTGTAGCTGG TTTCAAGAAGGAACAGAATAAGCTCGATGTCCTGATCAACAATGCCGGAGTGATGCGCTGCCCGAAGACTTTAACCAAGGATGGCTTCGAATTGCAGTTGGGTGTCAACCACGTCGGTCACTTTTTGCTGACTAACTTGTTGCTCGACCTGCTAAAG aaatcgGCTCCCAGTCGCATTGTTGTCGTTTCCAGTCTGGCCCATACCCGTGGTGCTATTAACGTTGCTGACCTGAACAGCGAGAAGTCCTATGACGAGGGCCTAGCCTACAGCCAGAGCAAATTAGCCAACGTCCTGTTCACCCGGGAATTGGCCAAGCGGCTGGAGGGTAGTGGCGTTACAGTGAACTCCCTACATCCTGGCGTTGTGGACACTGAGCTGGCCAGGAACTGGGCCTTTTTCCAGACCAATTTCGTGAA GTTCTTTTTGAAGCCAATGATTTGGCCCCTTATGAAGACACCAAAGAGTGGAGCACAGACCTCTATTTATGCTGCTCTGGATCCGGAACTGAAGGATGTCAGTGGCTTGTACTTCAGCGACTGCAAACCAAAGGCTGTGGCTCCTGCCGCCTTGGACGACAAGGTTGGAAAGTTCCTGTGGGCCGAGAGCGAGAAGTGGACCGGTTTGGTAACCCAAAACTAA
- the LOC108069254 gene encoding retinol dehydrogenase 13-like: MACLTDCLLCPLLFWPALIGGAAYFLRKYMQGGQFTKQTDETGKVFIVTGSNTGIGKETVLEIAKRGGTVYMACRDMNRCEKARQDIIRESGNNNIFARELDLSSLESIRKFAAGFKKEQDKLHVLINNAGVMHCPRTLTKDGFEMQLGVNHMGHFLLTHLLLDVLKKTAPSRIVNVSSLAHTQGSINVDDLNSEKSYSRIGAYSQSKLANILFTRELAKRLEGTGVTTNSLHPGAVDTELSRNWPSIVSFLVRPLQLILFKTPVNGAQTTLYAALDPELKEVSGLYFSDCKAKDVSAAAKDDKTGKFLWAESEKWTGVNKLD; this comes from the exons ATGGCTTGTTTGACTGACTGTTTGTTGTGCCCCCTCCTTTTTTGGCCGGCTTTAATTGGCGGAGCTGCTTACTTTCTGAG GAAATACATGCAGGGCGGTCAGTTTACCAAGCAGACCGATGAAACCGGCAAGGTGTTTATTGTCACCGGTTCCAACACGGGAATCGGCAAGGAGACAGTCCTGGAGATTGCCAAGCGCGGAGGAACTGTGTACATGGCCTGCAGGGATATGAACCGATGCGAAAAGGCCCGCCAGGATATCATCAGGGAGTCGGGTAACAACAACATTTTCGCCCGCGAATTGGACTTGAGTTCGCTGGAATCCATTCGTAAATTCGCTGCTGG TTTCAAAAAGGAGCAGGATAAGCTTCATGTCCTGATCAACAACGCTGGAGTTATGCACTGTCCCAGGACCCTGACCAAGGATGGCTTCGAAATGCAGCTGGGAGTCAACCACATGGGACACTTCCTGCTCACCCACTTGCTGCTAGATGTTCTGAAG AAAACTGCACCCAGTCGCATCGTAAACGTTTCCAGTCTGGCGCACACTCAAGGATCCATCAATGTTGATGACTTGAACAGTGAAAAATCCTACAGTAGGATAGGTGCCTACAGCCAGAGTAAACTGGCCAACATTCTGTTTACCCGGGAATTGGCCAAGCGTCTGGAGGGAACTGGAGTCACAACTAATTCCCTGCATCCCGGAGCTGTGGACACGGAGCTGTCGAGGAACTGGCCCAGCATTGTGTC GTTCCTGGTGAGGCCCCTGCAATTGATTCTCTTCAAGACTCCTGTGAATGGAGCTCAGACGACGCTCTACGCCGCTTTGGACCCTGAACTGAAGGAGGTGTCCGGACTGTACTTCAGCGACTGTAAGGCCAAGGATGTGTCAGCAGCTGCCAAGGACGATAAGACTGGAAAGTTCCTGTGGGCAGAGAGCGAGAAGTGGACAGGCGTAAATAAATTGGACTAG